The DNA segment CACGATCGTCGGCTCCGTGCTGACGTTGACGGGCGTGACGAGTCCAGAGTCGAGCGGCGTGGGTATCGCGCTTGCCGCGGTGAGTGTTGTCGTCATGCCCGTTCTCTCTCTGCTTGAGCGTCGAACGGGCACAGAACTTGGCTCTGCCTCTGTTGTGGCGAACTCGAAGCAAACCCTGATCTGTTCCCTCTTGTCGGCGTCGCTTCTCATCGGGCTTGTGGCGAATGCCGCGTTCGGATGGGCCTGGGCCGACGCGGTCGTCGCCCTGATCATCGGTGCATTCGCCGTTCGGGAAGGAATCGAGGCATGGAACGGTGACACCTGTGCAACGGCGGTGGGCGAGATCATGGAGTCAGCTGCACGCGATACCCATCGCCATGAGGGTGAGGGCCACTCGTGAGCCCTGAAGGCCACTCCCACACCGGTGGCACGGTGAATCGCCGACGCCTGGCGATCGCCTTCACCCTCACGGCGAGCGTGCTGGTCGCCGAAGTGATCGGGGCGATCATCACCGGCTCGCTGGCCTTGCTGGTGGATGCTGCACACATGCTGACCGATGCGGGAGGGTTGCTCATTGCCCTCATCGCGGCGCGGCTCATGGAGCGAGCAGCCACATCGCGGCGCACCTGGGGGTTACGCCGCGCCGAAGTGCTCGCTGCCACCGTGCAAGCCTCTGTCTTGCTGGCCGTCGGCATCTTCGTGGCAGTCGAAGCCGTGCAGCGTTTCAGCAGGCCGGCCGAAATCGCCAGCGTCGAATTGCTCATCTTCGGCGTGGTGGGTCTGCTGGCCAACGTCGGGTCGATTGTGGTGCTGTCTGGCGGGCGGGGCGACAACCTCAATATGCGCGCTGCCTTCTTGGAAGTACTCAATGACGCGCTCGGGTCGGTTGCGGTCATCGGCGCGGCGATCGTCATAATGACGACGGGCTGGCAGCAGGCTGACACGGTTGCCGCTTTGCTGGTGGCGACCCTGATCATTCCCCGCACGCTGCGACTGTTGCGCGACGCTGTCGACGTGCTGTTGGAGTCGGTACCCCGCGGTATCGACCTCGACGCCGTTCGTCAGCACCTTCTCGACGAAGACCATGTCGTCGATGTGCACGACCTGCATATCACTCAGATCGCGACAGGGCTTCCGGTGCTTACCGCGCACGTCGTTGTCGAGGCGGAATGCTTCCATGACGGTCATGCGCCCGAAATCACGCAAGCGTTGCAGACGTGCGTTTCCGAGCACTTTCCCGTGGCGATCGACCATGCCACCTTCCAGCTCGAACCCGCAGGAGCAGTGCCGTCGCACGACCTCCACTGACGGGGAACACAACGGGCATCAAGAATTTCCCTCTATTCGGGTGCGAGGAATTGCCCGAATCTACTGCTGAGAAATGCGAGTCACACGAACACTCATGGCCCAAGAGTACGAACTCATCATTATCGGTGGAGGTCAGTCTGGACTTGCCGCTGGCCGTCACGCTCACAAGCAGGGATTGAACTACCTCATCCTGGAGGCAAGCAACGCCATTGGGAGTACGTGGCGCGAACGGTATGACAGCTTGACCCTCTTAACTCCACGAGCGTATAGCGGCCTTCCAGACCTCCCGTTATCGGGCGACGCGGATGGGTATCCGTCTAGGGACGAGGTAGCCGATTACTTGCAGCAGTACGCCAAGAACTTCGACCTCAATGTCGTGCTTGATCAGGCAGTTCTCGAGGTCACAAAACGTGGCGAACTGTTCACCGTCGCGACGGAGTCGGCAATCTACACAGCACCAGCGGTCGTGGTTGCCACGGGACCGTTTCAGACCCCCCGGATGCCGACGTGGGCATCGGCAACCGAAGAGGTGCTGCAACTTCACAGTTCGGCGTACCGAAACCCAGCCCAGAGGCCACGTCCCGCTGAGTGGTGGTCTTTCGTTTCCACGCGATGATCAGCTGGCTGCAGTCTAGGCGGCCGTGATCTCGGGCAGCATCACCGCGTCCTCGACCGAGCTGGTGGCGGTGAGTTCGGCCATGGACGCTTCGGAAAAGTAACGGCGGTCGCCAGCTTCCCATTCGTCGTGCTGCTCGATCAAAACGGCGCCGGTCAGGCGCAGCAGGCTGGCAGTGTTCGGGAACACTCCGACGACGTCGGTGCGACGTTTGATCTCACGGTTCAGCCGTTCCAGCGGATTCGTCGACCAGATCTGCCGCCAATGCCGGGCGGGGAAGTGCTTGAACGCCAGCACGTCGGCTCGGGCATCGTGGAGCATCTGGGCAGCCTTGGGGTGAATGTCGACGACGCTTGAGTTCTGGACGGTTCCGACGCTGGAAAAGTGAACGGTTGCGGGCAGTCTAGCCAGCGGTGTTGTCGGTCGTGGTGCGACTGCTGGGGAGACTGTCGATGCCTCGGCCGCGCAGTCGGTAGCTGGCGCCCTTGAGGGTGAGCACGTCGGCGTGGTGCACGATGCGGTCGATCATCGCCGCGGCGACGGCTTGGTCGCCGAAGACGTTGCCCCAGCTGGAGAACGGCAGGTTGCTGGTCAAGATGAGCGAGGCGTGTTCGTAGCGGGAAGAGACGAGTTGGAAGAACAGGTTCGCGGCGTCTTGCTCGATGGGGAGGTAGCCGACCTCATCGACGATGATCAGCCCGTAACGCCGCAACCGCGCGAGCTCTTGCGGGAGGCGACCTTGCCGGTGGGCGTCGGTGAGGCGGGTGACCCAGTCCGTCGCTGTCGCGAAGAGCACGCGATGCCCGGCGCGGGCCGCGACGATCCCGAGCGCTGTCGCGAGGTGCGTTTTGCCGGTGCCGGGCGGGCCCAACAGCACCACGTTGCGAGCCTCGGTGAGGAAGGCCCCCGAGGCCAGTGCTGCGATCTGCTGACGTGTTGCCGGTTGAGCGTCCCAGTCGAAGTCTTCCAACGTCTTGCGGGTCGGCAAGGCTGCGGCTTTGATCCTCAGCTCTGCTCCGGAGGCGTTCCGAGCGGACACCTCGCGCTCCAGCACGGCGGCGAGGTAGTCCTCGTGCGTCCAGCTGGCATCTCGGGCTTGGTCAGCCAGGCGCGTGGCGGCCTCCACGATCCGGGGCGCTTTGAGCGCGGCGGCGAGATAGGTGATCTGCTTCACCGACTCCGAGGACGTCTTCGAGGTTGCCATCAGCTGACCTCACCGGTCAGGCCGAATGCGCGGTCGTAGTCGCCAAGGTCGCGGGCCAGATCATCAGCAACGCGAACCGGGCGTGGCTCCTGAAACTGTTGACGCAAGCGTGCCGCACGCTCAACGTGGACCGGATCGGTGATCGTCATCCCCCGCGCCCACGCTCGGGGGTGATCGGCGACCAAGCGTCCCGCGGCGCGAACCCGGACGCGGTGCAGGTCCGCGGTGACATCGACGAGTTGACCGATCACGCTCGGATCGACGGAGTAGTCGTTGGTGTCCAACCGAACGTAGTAGTCGCGTCCCAACCGGATCCTGGAGCGCCACCCCAAATGCAACGGGATTGGCGGCAGGGGCAGCATCGCGGCACGATCAGCATCGATCCTCTCGATCGGGCGCGCCTTGATCGTGCGCACCACCCGCGAGTTCGCGCGAGTGAGCCAGTCGGAGAACTGAGTGTTGAAGTCCGCCGGGGAGATGAAGGAACGGCCGGGCATGAATGAGGTCTCGAACCAGCCGTTGCGTCGCTCCACGATGCCCTTGGACTCCGGATCTCTGGGCGGCAACAACACCAACCTCGTCGCCAACGTGCCCATGAAGGAGGCAACACCATCGGCGCCAGACCGACCCCGGCCGATGCCAGGCTCGTTATCCCAGATCAGTCTGCGCGGCACGCGACCCAACTGCTGGATCAGCTCCCACGATGCCAACAAGAGATCCTCCGTCTTGCGAGTCGGGATCATCGTGGCGACGGTGAACCGGGAATGGGCGGCGGTGATCACCAGCACCGGCAGCAGCTTCAGCGTGCCGTCCTCCAACAGGATCTTCCGCGGCGGGAACCACAGATCACACTGCGCAGCATCTCCTGGCTCCCAGGTGAGCCGGTCCGCGGGATCAATCCGGCGATGATCCGGCCTCAGCCGCTTCACGTTCTGACGGAACCAGCTCATCGACCCCGTCCACTCGACCCGCTCCGCGAGCACCACAGCCGGCAACTCGGGATTGTCTTCCAACAGTTGCCGCACCCGCGCCTCGACGGGGCTGAAGGACGACGAGGCAGGTTTGCGCTGATACCTCGGCGGGGAATCTGACTGCACCGCCTTCACCACCGTGGTCCGCGATATCCCCAACCGC comes from the Microcella frigidaquae genome and includes:
- a CDS encoding NAD(P)-binding domain-containing protein produces the protein MAQEYELIIIGGGQSGLAAGRHAHKQGLNYLILEASNAIGSTWRERYDSLTLLTPRAYSGLPDLPLSGDADGYPSRDEVADYLQQYAKNFDLNVVLDQAVLEVTKRGELFTVATESAIYTAPAVVVATGPFQTPRMPTWASATEEVLQLHSSAYRNPAQRPRPAEWWSFVSTR
- the istA gene encoding IS21 family transposase, translating into MITLEDWALIRRLAAEGVPKARIAARLGISRTTVVKAVQSDSPPRYQRKPASSSFSPVEARVRQLLEDNPELPAVVLAERVEWTGSMSWFRQNVKRLRPDHRRIDPADRLTWEPGDAAQCDLWFPPRKILLEDGTLKLLPVLVITAAHSRFTVATMIPTRKTEDLLLASWELIQQLGRVPRRLIWDNEPGIGRGRSGADGVASFMGTLATRLVLLPPRDPESKGIVERRNGWFETSFMPGRSFISPADFNTQFSDWLTRANSRVVRTIKARPIERIDADRAAMLPLPPIPLHLGWRSRIRLGRDYYVRLDTNDYSVDPSVIGQLVDVTADLHRVRVRAAGRLVADHPRAWARGMTITDPVHVERAARLRQQFQEPRPVRVADDLARDLGDYDRAFGLTGEVS
- a CDS encoding cation transporter; this encodes MRGDRVTASPRTIPTPNRTAVLRRRVTIIVAVTIAYNLIEGIIALAAGTEAASAALIGFGLDSGVEVLSAAAVAWQFTRSDPERYEKSVLRVIALAFFALAAYTIVGSVLTLTGVTSPESSGVGIALAAVSVVVMPVLSLLERRTGTELGSASVVANSKQTLICSLLSASLLIGLVANAAFGWAWADAVVALIIGAFAVREGIEAWNGDTCATAVGEIMESAARDTHRHEGEGHS
- the istB gene encoding IS21-like element helper ATPase IstB yields the protein MATSKTSSESVKQITYLAAALKAPRIVEAATRLADQARDASWTHEDYLAAVLEREVSARNASGAELRIKAAALPTRKTLEDFDWDAQPATRQQIAALASGAFLTEARNVVLLGPPGTGKTHLATALGIVAARAGHRVLFATATDWVTRLTDAHRQGRLPQELARLRRYGLIIVDEVGYLPIEQDAANLFFQLVSSRYEHASLILTSNLPFSSWGNVFGDQAVAAAMIDRIVHHADVLTLKGASYRLRGRGIDSLPSSRTTTDNTAG
- a CDS encoding cation diffusion facilitator family transporter, which produces MSPEGHSHTGGTVNRRRLAIAFTLTASVLVAEVIGAIITGSLALLVDAAHMLTDAGGLLIALIAARLMERAATSRRTWGLRRAEVLAATVQASVLLAVGIFVAVEAVQRFSRPAEIASVELLIFGVVGLLANVGSIVVLSGGRGDNLNMRAAFLEVLNDALGSVAVIGAAIVIMTTGWQQADTVAALLVATLIIPRTLRLLRDAVDVLLESVPRGIDLDAVRQHLLDEDHVVDVHDLHITQIATGLPVLTAHVVVEAECFHDGHAPEITQALQTCVSEHFPVAIDHATFQLEPAGAVPSHDLH